DNA from Prunus persica cultivar Lovell chromosome G6, Prunus_persica_NCBIv2, whole genome shotgun sequence:
gcaaagacaaaaaaaaaaaaaaaaaaaaaaatatgaccCAAGTCTAATTACCTTGGGTGTACGATGAAGGCAAGAACTcaagaagaagggaaaaattCTCCAAAGCTTACTCTCTCTCACTAATGAAATCGGAATGGATTTTGGATGTGAAGAATAAATTGGAGGAGCCCTACATTTAtaaggataaaaaaaaattccttgaCCTACAAGGAATCGTGAACTCTTTCCAACCTAGGAGTTCATAAAATTGGCAAGTCAAACACCTCCTCAACTCGGGAGCCCAAGTCCACGAAGGAagcccagttacagctggacagcccAACGAATAATTTACATCTCCTACCTGCCGTCACACGCCAcgcagaagctggggggcatttgtgggagcctaattaaatcaaaaccctaggtcaaataattccttccctttggggattatttgacctaattgggaattattcaatttaattggggattacccaattaaatagaATACTACCTAATCGGGTCGAGAATTAATTCTATTCCTACcccaattcccaattaaagGAGGAGTTACCTATTTAAGtcgggatttgatttgatacctaccacaattagggatttgatttaccctaattaatcaaatccctaattaatcaaatcaattccaaaaaggggaggaataattcccttccatctacggaattattcctctgaaaccctagcctccgagactactataaaagcatagccacacacaatggttgaggtacgtcagaattcctactgaaactctgcataaattatttcgcaaaaaccctagccacctcctctctttctctctctcacacaaggctccggccaccacacacggctccggccacccagTTTTCCTTGAAAtaccctacctaacttaggcatcggagggcctttggccaacaccccccgggtgtggtctttttactccgatctgttttgcagggagaaagagaggcggagaagacgaagggatcttgggcgaatattctcccgtgagattatttgcacaaacatatATGTACATGATATAGAGTCAATTTCAGACCTTGTTAATGGTATTAGCCTGTTAGGCTTGTGGgagattcattttgttttctttcattttctataaatGATTCTGATTATTTACAACGTTGGACAGACTTCCCTACATcatttggggggggggggggggggggggggcccCTCTTTCGTTACAGGGTTTATCGACTGCATTCTTCCTTGTTCTGGAAGACCTCCTCAGTTCCATTGAGCCGACAAACCTTATGAAGTTGAATGTGAAGTGTTACCTTGCATCTACATGTTTCATCttttaactttattttcatgtttcaCACTGATGCTTGTAGTTATTTCTAGTTTTGCGTACAGATTAGCAAATAGGTTATGCATTTACTGTTTAGTCATCTAATGATTTGATATCTAATATTTAGGCATGTGGGAATTTATAGATGTACCGATTATGCATACATATAGGTCTTGTGCTTGTATTAGGAAGTTAGATTCTTGTGGTTCCTCTTCAATGGCATGAATTTAAATTGTTGTGCTTCATGATTAGGGTCTGAAGAACAACTATGTAGTAAGAAAGTTGGAGAAACGTCAACAGATTTGCACCCTTGACCAACATATTGAAGAGTAATTTGGTGGTGGTCGTCTATTGGCTTCTATCTCATCACGACCTAGATAGTGGCTGTGCTGATGGGTATGTGACTTTATTTGCCTATGTCTGTTTCTAGTCAGCCGATATGTCATTGGCATATTAGTGTAGTTACCATATTGCAAGGGCTGAAATCTGGATGATAACaacttctttttattgttgttttaaagTGAGGTATGTATGGAtcttatgaaatttttatagAAATATATTGGAaggcaaataattttattttagttttgttattcCCAAATGATACCCAAAACATGTAAGCTTCACACTATGTTAATTTCTGCAGGATGGGAAAACATTGGACAATGAGTTGGAGGTTGTTAAGGGAATGAAGCTAGACAGGGGCTACATATCCCCTTATTTCATCACCAACCAGAACAATCAGAAATGTGTAAGTTTTGGTTTGATTCAGCAATGACTATGTCTTGAAACTGTTAGAGGGCTACTTGTTAAAGTTAGTAGCACCTCAAGTCCCTTTTTGATTGATGCTGATTATCTTCAAACTTGTGTATGTGCTGATAGGAATTGGAAAATCCTCTAATCATAATCCATGAGAAGAAAATCTTGAGTATTAATGCTGTGGTTAAAGTATTGGAGTTGGTCTTGCAGGTTATCATTTCTCTGGTTAGATTCActagtttcttcttttttatcatGAATTGGTTGACAAACTTTTGctcttttttaaaagcaaaggtctttgcattttgttatatctttCAGAACCAaagttataaaagaaaatggttttcCTCTTTGTTAATTGAGAATCATCTGCAGTTATGATTTCAGATCTATAGATAACTTGTTGTTGCTGATATTGCTACACAGGAGGAGAATAGAACAGCTTGAAAAATGTGCAAGAAGAGAGAGCTAACTCATACACCGAAGAACAAATTGGTGAAGTTAAGATCAAATTAGTAGAATTTGTGAGCTCtccattatttataattataggtAGGAAGTATGTATGTAATAGAGTAAAGATTGGTTGACTATGTAATAACAAttgaattttcaagttttatgaaagaaataatttttgagCATATATATTCGTTAATAAAGCATtataattgattttctagttaAAATCGTTGTATAGAATCGTAGGAAACAAAAACCTAAATGTAACAGCTTGGGAACTTATTAGACGACAgatttaaagataataaaatgtaGTCTGAATTGTTAGGGTTTGGTGGCGATTTATTTTGCATGTCTAAATTGTAGTATGTAATGGATGTGTGTGTATTGTATGTAGATTGACTTAATATTGCTATCCTATTGCATGCATATTGTACTAATATTGCCTTTGTATTGCATACATATTGTATGCATATTGCCACCCTATTGATGTATATTGTGATGTTATTGTTGTTGTATTGACGTTATATTGCCCTAATATTGCATCTCTAGTGTATGTATATTAGCCTAatattgccattatattgtatgtatattgactACGACTCATCAATGGGTTTACGGTTTAGGCcctacttcattcaaaaagaaGACGACGACGAGAAAGAAACAACGTGCCTTTCAAAAACAGGCAGTCAGGTGCATTATAATTGCACCGTAAGACAttgtaagaaattattttaaaaaataataacaactaaaaaataatttaccaaaaaaggaaggtatgaataaatatgcaaatgcttCGTCATGAGTTGAAGAAAAGGATGATTACATTTGGTGGTTTGATTATGTTTGGTGATACGATATGTTGTTCGTCTGAATCTTCATATATGTAATTGTTATGTTAATACTTGACACAAATTCATCTcgtaatcatccaattattaAAGCtatgtaaatgaaatgaaacaaaagaaaaagcccaaaataaacagaaacaacAATTTCTAGCACCCATTTATCGCTTCTGTATTACCACTGTATTACCAACGTATCACCAGCTTAGCATTGATGACCATTAGTTCAAACATTATGTGATCTAATAGGGATAACTAATTTTTGGAACAACTAATGAATCttcaaaaagataaagaacaaCTAGTAAACTAATGTATGCAGTTTAACTTTACACGGGTCATAGTGCTCAACATGATATTTGGCAACCATCTCTACACTTGGTGTATATTGCAGGCTTCTATGCATTCCAAACCTTCATTCTTCTGTGATAAAACTGTTAAATTACCAAGATTTCTAACACATGGAAGTAAACAAATGAATCTGCACATTTATTTGTACATACACACTGCGTATTGTACATCTGCGCATCTATTAATCACCACACCAATGTTTCAAAGATTGATTCAGAGGGTAAAATGATTGATTACATATTTCAAATTAGTCATCTGCTCATACGAACTTGGCCCTAAAACTGTACTAATGGTAAATATACTGACATAATAGctattaatgaaaaattataaacaaacgagggacttatttttctaatattgTAGTGGAAGCATGTTAAGTGATTTTCCACATTTGTTCATGGGGGTAAAGTATATCTTACCCCTTTCTAAACATTAtgaggtttcaaatttcaataacaaCAGAATGCTAAGCAGAAAAGTAGAATTGCTACATAAATTATTTAGAATGAACAAAGTCAAAACTAATTTGACAAATCTTAAGAAAGCTGTATGCTTCACTAAGTCAACTCACAGATTCCCAGTGCAGGAAATGAAATATACCTATATCACATAAATTGCAAAGAAAACCACAGAGACTAAATGTTAACAATGGATACAAAAATGAGTAGAATTCAGTGGAAACGAACACATCGTTTCAAACAAGTAAACTGTTATATGTCCATAAAGAGTAACTATGTTTATATATGGAGGTGTACGAAatagttcaacttcaaaatggAAACAGTTTATGTGCCATGTAAGGCAGTGAACATATAACAAGGTGAGTcttcaacaaattaaaagtagacaattattttcaaacaatCTGACAGCTGCCCGAGAAAACTGAGGGAGTTAAGGCATGAGATGCAAACATGATAAACACCGTTAAGCACTCAGACGAACCCATGCTATAATACAAGCCAACAgacaaccaccaccaaattGCTCTTCAATATGTTGGTCAATGGTGCAAATCTGTTGATGCTTCTCCAACTTTCTTACTACATGGTTGTTCTTCAGACCCTAATCATGAAGCACAACAATTTAAATTCATGCCATTGAAGAGGAACCACAAGAATCTAACTTCCTAATACAAGCTCAAAACCTATATGTATGCATAATCGGTACATCTANNNNNNNNNNNNNNNNNNNNNNNNNNNNNNNNNNNNNNNNNNNNNNNNNNNNNNNNNNNNNNNNNNNNNNNNNNNNNNNNNNNNNNNNNNNNNNNNNNNNNNNNNNNNNNNNNNNNNNNNNNNNNNNNNNNNNNNNNNNNNNNNNNNNNNNNNNNNNNNNNNNNNNNNNNNNNNNNNNNNNNNNNNNNNNNNNNNNNNNNNNNNNNNNNNNNNNNNNNNNNNNNNNNNNNNNNNNNNNNNNNNNNNNNNNNNNNNNNNNNNNNNNNNNNNNNNNNNNNNNNNNNNNNNNNNNNNNNNNNNNNNNNNNNNNNNNNNNNNNNNNNNNNNNNNNNNNNNNNNNNNNNNNNNNNNNNNNNNNNNNNNNNNNNNNNNNNNNNNNNNNNNNNNNNNNNNNNNNNNNNNNNNNNNNNNNNNNNNNNNNNNNNNNNNNNNNNNNNNNNNNNNNNNNNNNNNNNNNNNNNNNNNNNNNNNNNNNNNNNNNNNNNNNNNNNNNNNNNNNNNNNNNNNNNNNNNNNNNNNNNNNNNNNNNNNNNNNNNNNNNNNNNNNNNNNNNNNNNNNNNNNNNNNNNNNNNNNNNNNNNNNNNNNNNNNNNNNNNNNNNNNNNNNNNNNNNNNNNNNNNNNNNNNNNNNNNNNNNNNNNNNNNNNNNNNNNNNNNNNNNNNNNNNNNNNNNNNNNNNNNNNNNNNNNNNNNNNNNNNNNNNNNNNNNNNNNNNNNNNNNNNNNNNNNNNNNNNNNNNNNNNNNNNNNNNNNNNNNNNNNNNNNNNNNNNNNNNNNNNNNNNNNNNNNNNNNNNNNNNNNNNNNNNNNNNNNNNNNNNNNNNNNNNNNNNNNNNNNNNNNNNNNNNNNNNNNNNNNNNNNNNNNNNNNNNNNNNNNNNNNNNNNNNNNNNNAGGGTAGTCCAATCTCTTTGTAAAATCAAGGCATAATACCTCCGAATTGAGCGTCCAAGCCGCAGGGGGCAGCTGCCTTTTCCATTTACGAACTTTCAACAAAGTCACAATCTTTGGGCACAAAACAAATCCACCTCTGCAACAAAGGCCCAATTACAAttagcaaaagaaataaaaaaaaaagtaacccaaaaaaaaaaaaccttagaatttgaagaaatagagagaaaagagagaccTTAGAAGGAGAATCAGCAACCTTGTAAGCATTCGCAGTAACACCCACCAACCACAACCCAGGAAAAATAGTCTGTCAGcgacagcaacaacaacatcaCCTTCCTATCAAACCAATTTggaagaaacccctaaaccaatttcatacaaatccATACATCATaaaccaaattcacaaaaaccccaaattctAAGAAAAGGAACGTGAACAGTACCTCGTGGATGTGAACTGTGGAGTTAAGCTTGGATGGCTGAGGGAGGAAGATGACTAtgtcggagagagagagagagctaggctaaagagagagacagagccaAGAGAGTTGAGGGAGAAcccaatttctgaaaaagTGATATGAGTGCAATCAGTTTACAATaaagatgtatttataggtggtagttttaaaaattttgaggaggggtggtattttgacaaaaaaattataaaattggtGGCATTTAGGgctatttcccaaaaaaaaaaaaccgatgACCTCCTCAACAACCCCTCTGGTCACCACCACACCCTCTCACCGCCAACACCCGCCATCAATTGACAGACTCACATTCCTCATCGACAAGTCAAAATCCATCAACCACCTTCTGCAAACGCACGCCCTTCTCCTCCGCCACGGTCTCCACAACCACCCAATCCTCAACTTTAAGCTCCAACGCTCCTACGCCTCTCTCGGCCGCCTCGACTACACAGTCGCCCTTTTCCAACGAACCCACAACCCCAGCGTCTTCTTCTGGACCTCCATCATCCACAGCCATGCCCAATGCGGTCTTCATGACCTTGCCCTCATGTACTACACCCAAATGCTGACCAATGGCGTAGAACCCAATTGCTTCACCTTCTCCGCTGTCATGAAAACTTGCCCGCTTAGACTCGGAAAAGCCCTCCATTCCCAGACGATTAAACTCGGGTTTGATTCGGATTTGTATGTCAGGACGGGTCTTGTTGATGTTTATGCGAGAGCTGGTGATGTCGTGTCTGCAAGACAACTGTTTGATACAATGCCTGAGAAGAGTTTGGTTTCTTTGACGGCGATGATCACTTGTTATGCAAAAAGAGGGGAGGTTGAGGAGGCCCGTGTGCTGTTTGATGGgatggaggagagagatgtGGTATGTTGGAATGTGATGATTGATGGGTATGCTCAGCATGGGATGCCAAATGAGGCTTTGTTGCTGTTTAGGAAAATGCTGGTGGCGAAAATTAAGCCAAACGAACTGACTGTACTGTCTTTGCTCTCTGCTTGTGGGCAGCTTGGGGCTCTTGAATCAGGTCGATGGCTTCATTCTTACATTGAAAATAATGGGATTCAAGTCAATACTCATGTGGGAACTGCTTTGATTGATATGTATAGTAAATGTGGTAGTTTGGAGGATGCTTGTCTGGTTTTTGATATGATCGATGAGAAGGACGTTGTTGCTTGGAATTCGATGATTGTAGGTTATGCAATGCACGGATTTAGCCGAGATGCATTGCAGTTGTTCCATGAAATGTGTAGACTTAGTTGCCAACCTACTGATATAACCTTCATTGGTGTTTTGAGTGCTTGTGCCTATGCTGGTTTGGTCAGCGAGGGACGAGCTTTTTTCAGTTCAATGAAGGATGAATATGGAATTGAACCGAAGATTGAGCATTACGGGTGCATGGTAAATCTCCTCAGCCGTGCTGGACAGCTTGAAGAAGCATATGAGTTTGTCAAGAACATGAAGATAGATCCTGATCCTGTCCTATGGGGAACTTTACTTGGGGCTTGTAGACTCCATGGTAACATTACTTTGGGAGAGGAGATAGCAGAGTTTCTCCTTGGCCAAAACCTCGCAAATTCAGGAACATTTATTCTTCTTTCTAACATCTATGCCGCAGCTGGGAACTGGGATGGGGTGGCAAGGGTGAGGACCTTGATGAAACACAGTGGGATTCAGAAGGAGCCTGGTTGCAGCTCAATTGAAGTGGATAACAAGGTGCATGAATTCCTTGCAGGGGATAGGAGAAGCCCGAGGAGCAAAGAAATATACATGATGATCAAGGAGATGAACCAGTGGCTTACGGCTCACGGTTACACCCCACAAATTGATACTGTGCTACATGATttgggggagagagaaaaggagcAATCCCTTGAAGTTCATAGTGAGAAGCTTGCTATTGCTTTCGGGCTAATAAGCACTCAACCCGGAACTACAATCAAAATTGTAAAGAACCTCCGTGTGTGTTCGGATTGTCATGCCGTGACCAAgctaatttcaaaaattaccGGGCGGAAGATTGTAATGAGGGACAGAAACAGGTTTCACCACTTTGCAAATGGTTCATGCTCTTGTGGCGATTACTGGTGAATAGTAAATTACCAATATTGGTTCCTCTGAGATGCTTCTGGAAACAAATTTTCACCTTCAATCTAAATTCAATTCTTAACACCTAATTAACCGTGGTTTGTAATATGCCTCAATTTGACCATGGCTTCCCCGCAACACCAGGATATTTATTGGACATGTATATCAACGTAACGACTCCATTTCTTCGgtaaactaaaacaaaagtTTCTTATGTTTCCAAATGCTTCAAGCGCTCTGAGTTCCTCCgaaaaaaattaaggcattCGGGTAATTCCGTTATGTTGGTTGCATGATCAGAAAATTGGAAACCCACCATAAGATTCAATTCCAAtttcaacacaaaaacaaaaccagaaaaagagCGGAAAAAACAGCTTTGGATACTTTGGAGAGAAAAGCAAGCTCCATTATCAAGCCtaactaaaaatattataaataatccTGTACATACTCTCCTAGAAAAAGCATGAAAGCCTGATTGACAATTGAATCAGGACAAGAGCTTACAAACTAAATGAACATTAGAGAGTAGAGCCTTGATCTACGGTTAAAATGCAAGCCTATCCACCTAATTGGCACCCATCCCAATCAAATACAAAGAACTAATCTATGGCTGGGCTTTGACGACCAACTAATTCCAATACAAGGTAATTTAGGATTTCCCGAGTCACATTCTAAAATCTAAAACGCAGACAGTATTGTTGGCAAAACATGCAGCAATTTTGTCACCTTCCTTGTTCcagcagacttcaaatatacCGCCATTTCCTGTGTATGTTTTCACGATCTTGCCTTCCTTCAGTGACCAGATATGCATGGATTTATCAAGAGATCCACTGGCTAAATACTCGCCATTTGGGCTGAAGGCAACAGAATAAACAGGATCCCTGTTGGTTCAACTGAAAGTATTAATATAAATACAAATGTAATGACAGATTAACAGTAATACAACTTGAACTACAGCAATTTTTTTAGCTTCAAACACCACATAGTTCTATTAAGTCCAGTACCTGTGTCCATTCAAGCTGTAGAGAAGTTTTCCTAGTTCCACATCCCATAGCTTCACAGTGGAGTCAAACGATGCACTGTACAAGAAAGCACAACCACAGACCACTTAGAACCATGACACGTACATTTTTTTGGTGTAGTTTCTAAGGCAGAGTATACTCATAGCATGAAAGTCCAAGTTTGTATATTGCAATATTTCTACATAAAGATTCCTATCAAACAAAACTATTTCTACATAAAGACGGGTGCAAGAACAGAGATGCAATGACAGCAAGATGAATACAAAAGATCAGTagcttaaaataaattcacaCGGCACAATAGGATTAATGGCAATTAAAAGTACAAAATGAATCAGAAGTAATAACGATCAACCAGGTCTTACGATAGGGGTGGTACATCACTTGGtgtttttatacaaaatttcaattgaCATCATTAAGCTTTGATTGAACAAATATGAAACCACATAAAAgctatttattgaaaaaatttgCAAATGTTAACTGAAATAAGAAATGAAGACATCACGAATGCAACGCAAACAAGTATAGAGAAGCCAACAGCATCTCACTTCATCTACAAAGCACTATATTTACCTTGCAAGAACTAACTGCTGGTTAGCGTTGTTTGTTCCCGGCCCAGTGGGACTCCATCTGATAGTGTATATCTCCTGCAATACATTTTTCCAGTGCTTTTAAGATTCCCAGAAAGTAAAATTCCAGAGACATGATACACAAATCAAATTCGAAAAGACACAAAGCTGAGGAGTACCTTAGAATGCTCTCTTAAATCATGGACACATTTTTCCTGCTTCATGCTCCATATCTACACCATGATTTTATATAAGTTGCAAAAACAAATGTCTTCTTAATGACAAAGAATAATGAACCTAACAAAAACTGATACAAAGGTGAAAATGACTAAACAGCATCACGTTCATGACTATCATAATTACCAGAATAATTACCACCCTACTGAACTGCCACCGGTGCAAAAGGTAGTAGACTTTCATAACACTAGTTTTTACAATTTATATACTACCTTCCATATCATCCACCATGATGCTtgtggaataaaaaaaaaattacaggtttatatattatgatttttaggCAACGGGGTCTAGCCTAGTGGAAAAGGGTCTTGACTTGTAGACCAATGGTCTCAGGTTCGAACCCCCCATGGCAACtagtagtgtgtgtgtgtgggcgAAACCCCCTTCCCCTTGTTGTTTAGACtattgcttgtattaaaaaaaatta
Protein-coding regions in this window:
- the LOC18773104 gene encoding pentatricopeptide repeat-containing protein ELI1, chloroplastic; protein product: MTSSTTPLVTTTPSHRQHPPSIDRLTFLIDKSKSINHLLQTHALLLRHGLHNHPILNFKLQRSYASLGRLDYTVALFQRTHNPSVFFWTSIIHSHAQCGLHDLALMYYTQMLTNGVEPNCFTFSAVMKTCPLRLGKALHSQTIKLGFDSDLYVRTGLVDVYARAGDVVSARQLFDTMPEKSLVSLTAMITCYAKRGEVEEARVLFDGMEERDVVCWNVMIDGYAQHGMPNEALLLFRKMLVAKIKPNELTVLSLLSACGQLGALESGRWLHSYIENNGIQVNTHVGTALIDMYSKCGSLEDACLVFDMIDEKDVVAWNSMIVGYAMHGFSRDALQLFHEMCRLSCQPTDITFIGVLSACAYAGLVSEGRAFFSSMKDEYGIEPKIEHYGCMVNLLSRAGQLEEAYEFVKNMKIDPDPVLWGTLLGACRLHGNITLGEEIAEFLLGQNLANSGTFILLSNIYAAAGNWDGVARVRTLMKHSGIQKEPGCSSIEVDNKVHEFLAGDRRSPRSKEIYMMIKEMNQWLTAHGYTPQIDTVLHDLGEREKEQSLEVHSEKLAIAFGLISTQPGTTIKIVKNLRVCSDCHAVTKLISKITGRKIVMRDRNRFHHFANGSCSCGDYW